The genomic segment CGTTTGACAAGGGTGATCGTGATATTTACTGTATTGCGGCGGCTTCTATCATTGCAAAAGTCATAAGGGATCGGTTAATTGTGAAACTCGACTCGACCTATCCCGAATATGGGTTTGCTAAGCACAAAGGGTATGGAACAATGCAGCATATTGAGGCTATCAGAAAGTATGGTTTGTCGGACGTCCATAGGGTTTCGTTCTGTAGCAGATTGATTATTAATAAATAAGCTATTTTTATTAACTTAATTCCCTGTCGACCTGCGTGTTCTCAGAGAGCCCCTTGCATATAATATTTTCTTGCTAAGGCGAATCTCTGATCACACCTGTTCTTCCAGGGTATTGTTCACTGTTTTACTTTTATAATTCCCTGTCGACCTACGTGTTCTTATCATGTTATAATTAAAGATTAAATTGACAGCTACTAACATGCAAAAAACAATGGCAAAGGTAGGTATCTATCTAATAGTCGGACTTGTTCTTATTTCTGGATCTATGGTTTTGGGAGGTTTCCTATATAAGAAATTTTTCGAGAAGGATTCCGTACAATCGGTAACGGCACTTTCTATAATTGAACGAGTTTCTACAAAAGGAATATTGGTAACCAAGTCATTATATATTGAAGAGGAAATAACAATAAAAATAGACCAAGGATCTGCGTGGTCAAACTTCTGGTGGGGACACCAGGTTGTAGCTACAGCTCCAATGAGAATTGACCTGGGAATTGATCTGTCTAAACTTACCGAAGATAATATTGCAGTAGATAACACGGAAAAAACAATAATCATTGATTTTCCGGATGTTGAGATTTCGTCGATAAGCCTTGATGGTGACATCGAGGTTGAGCGCGAAAGTGGAATTTTTTACAAACTTTTCGAGGCAGATGATAATGCTGATTATAACCTTGCCCTTACCGAGCTAACAAATCAATCACGAGCTACTGCCGAGGCTAATACTGAGCTTTATCAGGAAACCAAAGACGCTGTTGTTGAACTTTTAAACTTCTTGTATTCCGAAACCGGGTATACGGTAAGTAGTAAACAGTAAGCAGTAAACAGTAGGGATTAAATGGTAATTAAATCCGACAGGATCGGTCGGGACGTGTTTCTATCTTATTCCTAGTTCATATATCTAGACGTATTTTTTGATTAGCCAGCAGTGAGAATCGAACTCAGCGTGCTACCTCTTGCACGCTATCTTTCCCGAATCTAATGTACGGGAAGAATTTAATAAGAAACGGAATCGGTTCAAGTAATTAATAGTAATAAGCCGGCAATCGGAATTGAGCGAGCATCCTTGGCGAGCTACGCAAAGTCGATGGCAATCAACTGAAACAGAAACTGAGTTCGTAATGGATATTAGCCGGCAATCGGAATTGAACCGATGACCTACGGTTTACGATACCGCCGCTCTACCAACTGAGCTATGCCGGCCCCAATAATAATCTGTCGGTCATAGCGAACTTGTCCGCCTCTGGCGGAAGCTATGCCGGTGAAAGTGCAACTAGACGAACAAAAAACAACGTTACTAATGATTATACTATTGAATCTGTCATTTTGCCAGAATAGATGATTGACTATCATGGCTATCATCGGCTATAATTAGTTATCATCATAACCAGGGGTGCCTAAGGTTTCGACCGACCGCCAGTCCTGGTTTTTTCTTTTTATAGCCAAACGACCCTACCTGTTTATCCAACCTAATTATGTACGTGTCATACTTTCTTGGCAGGCAAGAGTACTTATGATTTGGTGTAAGTACTTTGAGTAATTTCCCTTTCTCCTTCAGATATTGGATAAGACAAGAAAAATCTCCATCACCACTTACTATTACAGCTTTTTTATAATTGTTGTATTCAATTGCTGCTGCATGTAAAACTAACTCTGCATCGACATTTCCTTTAACCGCCTCTCTTTTGTCAGCGAAATATCGTACGGTGGGTTTAAATACCAGAATGAATCCTGCCAACTGTAATGTTGTATAGAGTTTTTGATTATTAGGTAACTGTCCGATAAACATAAAAGCCATTGATACATTGTATTTATTTTTTAGATATAGTCGGAATCTCGGGTAATCAATTTTCCATCCAGTAGACATAATTCCTAGGTATAAATTCTGGCTATCGATAAAAGCATAGTTATCCATGCTTTAATTTTACGCGACGGCATGACCGAAAAGAAATGGCGGAATCTGTCGTTTTGCCAGAATACGAGATTGAATTAGTCAATAATAATTGTTATAATTAAATGTTTATGATAAGGGGACTACCAAAATGGATTTTATTCCATGCGGGAATGCCCCTTTTTTCTTTTCAACTTATCCTTTAACCTTGCCAAGGAAATCAAGTATGGTGAATACTTTTTTAACAATGAGGAATATTTCTCGTTTGGAGTGATTATATTTTTTAGTTTGTTTTTCCTCTCCAAGTATTCAATTAAACAAAAGAAATCCCCATCACCCGAAATAATGACGGCTTTATCATAATTGTTATATTCTATTTTGCCAGAATAGAAGGAAAGCTTTACGTTACTTATTGGAATCTGCTATAATGGATTATCACGATGAGAGGACTACCAAAATGGACCTCGATCCATGCGGGAATTCCTCTCTTTTTTTAAAAAAGCGGCTACTTCCCTTTCCTAAGTTTTTCCTTTAACTCACCCAAAGACACAATATACTTACTATATTTTTTAAGAAGGGATGAGTATTTTCTATTGGGTGCAATTACTTTTGCCAGCTTTTTATTCTCTGCTAGGTACTCTACAAGACAGTAAAAGTCACCATCACCCGATACTATTACAGCTTTATCATAGTTGTCTTTTTCCATCATTGTGTGTAAAACCAGCTCTGCGTCAACATTTCCTTTGTAGGTTATCTTGTCAGCCTTTTTTATTTCTAGGACTTTCTTAAAGATAAGGATATATCCCAATTCTTGTAGTTCTTTATACAGTTTTGCGTTTGATTCTATATAGCCTATGAATAAAAATGCTGTTTTAACGTTATATTTGTTACGGAGGTACAGTCTAAATTTTCCGTAGTCTAATTCCCATTTATCGGCTTTTGTTCCTATGTATAGGTTTTGGCTGTCTATGAATGCATGATTTTTCATGCTTTATTGTACTACGGTTTAGAAAATTTGGATAATTCCTGCCAAAGATTTTCTTCAATCTCGACTTCGCCCGATGTTTCAATTTGTTTTGTTAAGCGAAATCGAGTAGAGTTTTCGAAGAACAACCGACAGCTATAGATTGAGTACTTATTACAGAGACCACGTCTCTAAAGGTAAAACTACTCGTACGAGTATATTATGCCCCAACCTTTGATGACGTTACAAACAAGACGATCTATGGTATAATACACTTTCAATAGATAAGCTGACCAAACATCTATAGTGATCGAAGAGTTTATCAGAGCCGAAAAAGAAAGTGTTATAAGTTGCCTTGGGGAAAATTCTCGTTTAGTTTCTGTAGTTAATGTACAAGGTTTGCGTGAGGGAATCGAAGATCCGAACAGTATCATGGTGACTAGAGGGTCTATTGACCCTCAAGATCCAAACTGCTGGAGTATTATTGTTGAAAAAGATAGTCAGAATTTTACCATTGTAAGATCTCCTCAAGGTGATCTTCAAGTTGTTACAGAGGAGAACAACGTTGTTCCTTTCGATGGAGATTCAGAATTTGCACAAGCTATATTTAACCAAATAGGAGTAAGGACTCCTAATCCATTGGAAGCCTCAGCACTGGCCTCAATAGGAATGCTTACTTCTCCTACGGAACGATCAAGAAGAGATTTATTAAAAATTGTTGGAATTTTAGCAACTTTTGTGGGACTTACCTGTTGTACCTTTGGTGGTAGTGGGAATTATGAACCCACAATAGTCGTCAATGGAACTGCTGTCCCCACAAAAGTTGAAACAGTCGTAACACCTTCTCCCGAGTCTTCACCCGTACAAAGGGCAGAACTTATAGCAAAAACCGAACCGTGGCAAATATTGCCTTCTCTTTCAAGTGAAATAAATGCTATTAATGTAAAATTTGTTAACAGGGATGAATATATAGCTCTTGCGAGAGAAGATGGGATAATAATTCCGGATGGATATGAAAGCAGCTTTTTAGAAGAAAGCGATGCAAAATTACTAACTAATCTTAGAGTTATAGTAATTAATCGTGACGCTCCAACATTTACCACACAGATGGAAGGATTTTCAACTGAAACTGAAAAAGACAATTTCCTTACAAGATTACTTACACATGTTATAAAGCACGAGGTAAGTCACGGCGTAAGCGAAACAAAACCTGTTTCCGATGAGCTAAAGCGTGCTGTAGCCGAAAACCCTTTAACCAATGCATTTACGGCTATAACTACATTTGGTTATTCCATAGGACTGGATGGTGGCTACCAATTAAGCGGTCTCGAGGAAGTTGTGGTTACGCACTTTAATACATTGAACTGTGGTTCAACTTGTGTGATTGATCAAATCTCACTATCGTATATAGGAACCGAAATGATAGAGCCTGTCAATACATTCCTTGCCAACACCCTTGATGTGGAGGCAGGGTCCTTTGTCAACTATGTCATACATAAGGCAACTGATGGTATAGATGGCTTAATTGATCGCTTGGTTATAAGATATAATTGTGTTTCTGGGATTGACAGAAGAGGTATAACAAAAATGGTACTTGATTTTGTTGTTGCCACAACTTTTGCACATACAAGTTACCTTTATTGGAGAAAATTATCCAATGGCGACGCTACTCAAAGAGAGGATGCTGATCAATATAAAGAACGATATGATTTATTTATCAAAACCATGAATGATATTGCCACGGCTGTTAAGAATAGAAGTACTGAATACACTCCACTTGCAAACAACAGTCGAACATTTATGGCTAATCTTATTTCAGGTTATTCTTCTTCTGCACACAAGCTTACTATGAGAAGTTAAGATAATGAAGGTGCTCAAAACGGCATTATGTGCGTGGTTGCCTAAAACTGTTCCAAAAATCTTAGGTCACCCTTGTAAAAGTGTCTTAGGTCTTTAATGCCGTTTTTAAGCATAACAATACGCCCAATACCAGGACCAAACGCAAATCCGGTGTATTTTTTAGAATCAATGCCTGCGTTTTCTAAAACTTTGGGATGAATATACCCACAACCCATAAGTTCGATCCAACCGGAATACTTACAAATTCCACACCCTATTCCGTTACAAAATACGCATTCGTTCATAAATTGTAGTCCGGGTTCAACAAAAGGAAAGTAGCTGGGTTGTACCTGAACTTTAATATCTTCTTTGTCAAAAAACTTTTCCAAAAATGCTTTCATTGTGCCAATCATATCGCCAATAGAAATATCTTTACCAATATAAACCATTTCAATCTGATAAAAGGTATGACCATGAGTAGCATCGGTGGCCTCATTTCTAAAACAACGACCAGGAATAACAACAGCAATAGGTTCACCCTTGTCCAACAAGTGCTTATACTTTTGCATAACCCTAATTTGCATGCTACTGGTATGAGTTGTAGGAATAAATCCTTCGTCGGTCCAGAATGTATCCCAAAGCTCGCGTGCAGGATGCCCCTTAGGAATGTTTAGGGCTTCAAAAACATGATAATCATCATCTAAAAGTCGATGTTCTTCAACAATATAACCCATTGATTCGAGTATTCTAAACATCTTTTCGGAGTCAACTTTTACAGGATGATACGATCCGCTACGTGATATATATTCAGGCTTTTCTTTTGAATTAATATCGAAAGGAGCCGTTGGATCAATAAGATCATTTTTTATGCTTTCTTCAATCTCTTTCTTACGTAATGACAACTTTTTAGACTCGATAAGATTAATAAGCTCTGTTTTAATCTCGTTAACTTGCTTACCAAATTCGGTACGTTTTTCGGGATTAATCTCTTTAATTTTTTTAAGAAGTATAGTGACTTCACCCTTAGGTCCAAAGAAGAAACTTTCAAGCTGCTTTACTGTTTCACTATTTTTTGCCGAAAGGACTTTTTTAAAGGCAGCTTCTTTTACAGCAAGCACACTATCCATTTTGTAAATTTGGTTGAACTTAAGGTATGCCATATGCTATCATAGAGCGATTCGTTGTTCAATGATCAAATAGCTTTTAAACACATGGTATTTAGAGTAATAATAAAAATCCTCTACTCAATTCTTTTGGCAATAGAAACTCTAATAGCCATAAAGTTTGTCTTGGTATTTATAGGTGCGAACTCCGGAAACGTGTTTGTGTCATGGATTACAATGATCACCGAGCCTTTTATTATGCCTTTTAACGGAATCTTGGGAGCAAGCCAGGTTAGCCTTTCAGTCTTTACAATCGACCTAAATGCATTTATTGCAATGATCGTCTACATTCTCTTAGCATTATTTTTAATAGAGTTACTTAAAGCATTCACCCCTACCACACCAAATAACAATGAATAAACGCATCCTTCTGGAAAAATACTTTGGAATTCCAATCTGGTTCGAACGAAACAAAATCTTTTCCGGAGGCGATTACG from the Candidatus Dojkabacteria bacterium genome contains:
- a CDS encoding DUF4230 domain-containing protein encodes the protein MQKTMAKVGIYLIVGLVLISGSMVLGGFLYKKFFEKDSVQSVTALSIIERVSTKGILVTKSLYIEEEITIKIDQGSAWSNFWWGHQVVATAPMRIDLGIDLSKLTEDNIAVDNTEKTIIIDFPDVEISSISLDGDIEVERESGIFYKLFEADDNADYNLALTELTNQSRATAEANTELYQETKDAVVELLNFLYSETGYTVSSKQ
- a CDS encoding NYN domain-containing protein, whose protein sequence is MDNYAFIDSQNLYLGIMSTGWKIDYPRFRLYLKNKYNVSMAFMFIGQLPNNQKLYTTLQLAGFILVFKPTVRYFADKREAVKGNVDAELVLHAAAIEYNNYKKAVIVSGDGDFSCLIQYLKEKGKLLKVLTPNHKYSCLPRKYDTYIIRLDKQVGSFGYKKKKPGLAVGRNLRHPWL
- a CDS encoding NYN domain-containing protein — translated: MPISNVKLSFYSGKIEYNNYDKAVIISGDGDFFCLIEYLERKNKLKNIITPNEKYSSLLKKYSPYLISLARLKDKLKRKKGHSRME
- a CDS encoding NYN domain-containing protein; protein product: MKNHAFIDSQNLYIGTKADKWELDYGKFRLYLRNKYNVKTAFLFIGYIESNAKLYKELQELGYILIFKKVLEIKKADKITYKGNVDAELVLHTMMEKDNYDKAVIVSGDGDFYCLVEYLAENKKLAKVIAPNRKYSSLLKKYSKYIVSLGELKEKLRKGK
- the pheS gene encoding phenylalanine--tRNA ligase subunit alpha, encoding MAYLKFNQIYKMDSVLAVKEAAFKKVLSAKNSETVKQLESFFFGPKGEVTILLKKIKEINPEKRTEFGKQVNEIKTELINLIESKKLSLRKKEIEESIKNDLIDPTAPFDINSKEKPEYISRSGSYHPVKVDSEKMFRILESMGYIVEEHRLLDDDYHVFEALNIPKGHPARELWDTFWTDEGFIPTTHTSSMQIRVMQKYKHLLDKGEPIAVVIPGRCFRNEATDATHGHTFYQIEMVYIGKDISIGDMIGTMKAFLEKFFDKEDIKVQVQPSYFPFVEPGLQFMNECVFCNGIGCGICKYSGWIELMGCGYIHPKVLENAGIDSKKYTGFAFGPGIGRIVMLKNGIKDLRHFYKGDLRFLEQF
- a CDS encoding YggT family protein → MVFRVIIKILYSILLAIETLIAIKFVLVFIGANSGNVFVSWITMITEPFIMPFNGILGASQVSLSVFTIDLNAFIAMIVYILLALFLIELLKAFTPTTPNNNE